The following coding sequences lie in one Arthrobacter sp. SLBN-122 genomic window:
- a CDS encoding ROK family protein, which translates to MVMPAPAVAGPGGSAPGSVGDVRRSNLALVLGAIAEFPPGAHPSRAQVAAATGLTKASVSSLVLDLLDAGIIREIGLNPQGRGRPGVGLELSPSRAVMGMEINVDYISAAVVNLAGTVLVREEQERDNRNSPDGSVLAALAALAARVRSAAGEQGVEVLGGGLAVPGLVDPALARVLTAPNLGWVNVDLDLDALLPEAPLGVELFNEANAAALAELRHRPDGASNFLFVSGEVGVGGGIVIGSELFTGPHGHAGEVGHIVVDPDGGHCSCGGTGCLETVAGQNAIFTAAGLAPDGASRSAHMSALMQALQAGEPRAVSAVERAGRCLGIALASAARVVNIESVVLGGHFAVLEPWLRAPLLAGLEKYAPGKYASSRVTVSLVGESGALLGAAGSVTRSLVEAPHRLHA; encoded by the coding sequence ATGGTGATGCCGGCGCCTGCAGTGGCGGGGCCGGGAGGCTCAGCCCCCGGAAGCGTGGGCGATGTCCGGCGCAGCAACCTGGCACTGGTCCTGGGCGCCATCGCCGAGTTCCCGCCCGGCGCCCACCCCAGCCGCGCCCAGGTGGCCGCCGCCACCGGCCTGACCAAGGCGTCGGTGTCCAGCCTGGTGCTGGATCTCCTGGACGCAGGGATCATCCGGGAGATAGGCCTCAACCCGCAGGGGCGCGGCCGGCCGGGTGTAGGGCTGGAGCTTAGCCCCAGCCGGGCCGTCATGGGGATGGAAATCAACGTGGACTACATCTCCGCAGCCGTGGTCAATCTCGCCGGGACCGTCCTGGTCCGGGAGGAGCAGGAACGAGACAACCGCAACAGCCCGGACGGGTCCGTACTGGCCGCGCTCGCAGCCCTGGCGGCCCGGGTCCGGAGCGCGGCGGGGGAGCAGGGCGTCGAGGTCCTGGGCGGCGGACTGGCTGTGCCCGGACTGGTTGACCCTGCCCTGGCGCGGGTGCTCACCGCCCCCAACCTGGGCTGGGTCAACGTGGACCTCGACCTTGACGCCCTGCTGCCCGAGGCCCCCCTGGGCGTGGAGCTGTTCAACGAGGCCAATGCCGCAGCCCTTGCCGAACTGCGGCACCGGCCGGACGGCGCGTCCAACTTCCTTTTCGTCTCCGGTGAAGTGGGCGTCGGCGGCGGGATTGTCATCGGATCCGAGCTGTTCACCGGGCCGCACGGCCACGCCGGCGAGGTGGGGCACATAGTGGTGGACCCTGACGGAGGTCATTGTTCGTGTGGGGGAACCGGCTGCCTGGAAACGGTTGCCGGCCAGAATGCCATCTTCACGGCAGCCGGACTGGCCCCGGATGGGGCTTCACGGTCGGCCCATATGTCCGCCCTCATGCAGGCGCTGCAGGCCGGGGAGCCCCGGGCAGTGTCCGCCGTCGAACGGGCCGGCCGCTGCCTGGGCATAGCACTTGCCTCGGCCGCGCGGGTGGTCAACATCGAATCCGTGGTCCTTGGCGGCCACTTCGCTGTCCTCGAACCGTGGCTGCGCGCCCCGTTGCTGGCGGGGCTGGAGAAGTACGCGCCGGGCAAATATGCCTCCAGCCGTGTGACGGTGTCCCTGGTGGGCGAGTCGGGCGCCCTGCTGGGGGCAGCCGGCAGCGTGACCCGCTCCCTCGTGGAAGCACCGCACCGGCTGCACGCGTAG